The Candidatus Hydrogenedentota bacterium genomic sequence TTTCGAGGATTTCGGAGCGAAACTGCCCTGGATGACGCAGTTCCTGATCAAGTGCGGCGACTTCGCCCGGTTCGAGTGGTGGAAAGTCTCGCTGTACTTCAACGGTACGATTATCGGCATCAAGATCCTCAGCAAGATTCATGTTGTGAAGCGCATCATGGACCGCGTGGTGTTGCGGGTACCCCTGGTGGGCGATTTGGTGACCAAGGTGGCCGTGGCGCGGTTCTCGCGCACCCTGGGCACTCTGATCACCTCCGGCGTGCCGATCCTGCAGTCCCTGCGCATCACGAAAGAGACCATCGGCAACGAGGTCATCGAGAACGCCATCCAGAAGGTGCACGACAGCATCAAGGAGGGGGACACCATCGCCGCCCCGCTCGACGAAGCGAAGGTGTTTCCCGCGATGGTGGTCAACATGATCGACGTCGGCGAAGAGACCGGCAGCCTGGACGCCATGCTGATGAAGGTTGCGGACATTTATGACGCGGAGGTCGAGGCGGCGGTTGAAGCTCTGCTGGCCCTCATGGAGCCGGCCATGATCGTGATCCTGGGCTTTATCTGCGGCTTTATCGTGATATCCATGTATCTGCCGATCTTCTCCCTGGCGGACGTGATGAGCGGCGTATAACGCGCTGTTTGGCGGCGCCCGGGCGGTGGAAAACAACTGAAGGAGTGCGAGTGATGACAAGAAAACACGGGTTCACGCTGATCGAGCTATTGGTGGTGATTGCCATCATCGGCATTCTGGCAGCCATCGTGGTGCCCAACGTCACCAACTGGATCGCAAAAGCGCGCATGGCGCGCGCCGTCGAGGAAATACGCGGCGCGGACCTCGCCATGACNNNNNNNNNNNNNNNNNNNNNNNNNNNNNNNNNNNNNNNNNNNNNNNNNNNNNNNNNNNNNNNNNNNNNNNNNNNNNNNNNNNNNNNNNNNNNNNNNNNNGCTCCGACCAAGCTGCCGGTCTATATCTTCTCGACCGGCATGAACCAGGCCTGCGACCAATTGTTTTCGCTGGGCGCCAGCACGGCCGGCTATGTCTGGTCCGAGGCATTTGAAGACTTTCCGGGCTATGCGCCTAACGAGGAGTATTTCGGCGGCGGCGACGACATCAACAATTGGGACTCGGAAGCCGGTTGGACCGGGTTCTACAGTTAATCAACTGCGGACAGGGGCGGCGCCCCGGACGCGACGCCCCTGTCTCATGGAATCATAGCGATATGAACATGCGAGGCACGAGACATTCGGGGTTTACCCTGATCGAGCTGCTGGTCGTACTGGCCATCATGGGCATTCTGGCCGCCGTGGTCATTCCCACGCTAGTCAAGGCCGGCGCCTTCCAGAAAGAGTATGTCTCGCAGAGCGGCCGCACCCTCTACAACATGCTGCGGGCCGCCGAGTTCCATGCCGCCACCTACAACGTCGAGACCTGCCTGGCCTACGCGGCCGAACAACAGCTGGACAGCCGCGACCCGGTGCTTTTGCCCCCCGTAATCGTCGCCCGCAGCGTGGGCGTCTTCCGCCGCGCCACAGACGCGGAATTGCGCCAGTGGGAGCTTGACCCTGACTACGCGGGCGGACCCAACGAGATCCTTCCCCAGGAAAAAGGCATCAAGCCCGAAACGCCGGTTTTCGTCCCGGTGGCGGAGATCGAGCTGACCGAGCTGAGCGAGGGCGCCTGCGTCCTCGGCGACTTTGACATGAGTGTTGTCCCGGCCGAATACCGCCCTTTCTGGGAGGAAATGACGGGTTATCCGGCCAAGGGACTCCGGGCCGTGCGCATCCGCAACGAAGAGGGCGTGCTTGTCGTGCCCAATGTCCCGTACCCGAACCCGGATCCGAATACTAAACCGTATACCTACGAAGTGCCCGACTGCTGGGCGGCGCACGTGTTCGTGCCCGCGGGGTATGTGGACACGACGACGACGCAGGAGCGGCTGGTGATGAACGTCGGCTCGACGCCCGACAGCGACTTGGATGATCGGTTCATCGAGCCCGATGCGCCGATCAGGGAACCGTTGGAGACGGTGAAGGTACAGATATCGAAGTCGTCCGGACGCATCAAGCTGGTGGAATGAGGAGGACAGGCGTGAACAAGCGGCACGGATATTCGCTCCTCGAGGTGCTTATCGCGCTGGCCATCCTGATGATCGGCATCATCGCGGTGTACCGGCTGTTTCCGATTTCGATGCGCGAGGCGCGCATGGCCGACGAGAANNNNNNNNNNNNNNNNNNNNNNNNNNNNNNNNNNNNNNNNNNNNNNNNNNNNNNNNNNNNNNNNNNNNNNNNNNNNNNNNNNNNNNNNNNNNNNNNNNNNGACGACTACACGCTGTTGGCGGCGGCGAACAGTGCCTACTCGATGTACGAGAGTTACGCCACGGTGCTGCAGCGCATGCGCGGCGCCAGCGGCATTTACTACCAGCGCGCCCTGTTTACGGTGCAGATGCCGGACGGGCGCTACGAAACCTTTGCGACATATGTCGTGGAACAATAGGCGCGGCGCGCCCGGGGCGCGGCGCCACAAAATGGAGTACAGGCCATGACGGCCCCGAGACAGAACGCACGCAACGGACACCGGCGGACAGCGCGGGGGTTTACCCTCGTCGAACTGCTGGTGGCCATGGCGATTCTGTCCATCCTCACGCTGGCCCTGTTCATGCTGTTCCGCGCGAGCCTCGGCGCGTACCGGAGCACCAAGAGGGCCATGGACGCCAGCGAGGTGACCCAGACCGCGTTCCGCGTCCTCGAACGCGACGTCGTGCAGGGCTTCGCCGCCAAACACTACGGCGACGCCTCCAGCTTCTTCGGATGCCCCTACGGCATGACCATGATCTGCACCCTCGAAGCGGCCGACGTGTACGCGTACAACACCGCCCGTGTCTCCTACGTCGTACACAGCTTTGCGGGAAGCCAAATCGTGGATACCATAACGGACGGCCCCGACGTGGACGTGCC encodes the following:
- a CDS encoding type II secretion system F family protein; its protein translation is MPKYAYKAMNKDGKESFGIVESENQALAINDIRQMGLYPTKVYEARKSDEKRARKEKGGLSELYFGGVKTKQLVVMTRQLSTLIDAGLPLLRSINVLIMQLKPCKLRDILKEVREDIQSGSTFSEGLAKHPKEFDRLYVNMVRAGEVGGMLEVVLQRLAQFMERRQALKRRVKGAMVYPIAVLLVATGIVWFLLSYVVPEFAVIFEDFGAKLPWMTQFLIKCGDFARFEWWKVSLYFNGTIIGIKILSKIHVVKRIMDRVVLRVPLVGDLVTKVAVARFSRTLGTLITSGVPILQSLRITKETIGNEVIENAIQKVHDSIKEGDTIAAPLDEAKVFPAMVVNMIDVGEETGSLDAMLMKVADIYDAEVEAAVEALLALMEPAMIVILGFICGFIVISMYLPIFSLADVMSGV
- a CDS encoding type II secretion system protein; amino-acid sequence: MTRKHGFTLIELLVVIAIIGILAAIVVPNVTNWIAKARMARAVEEIRGADLAMT
- a CDS encoding type II secretion system protein, giving the protein MNMRGTRHSGFTLIELLVVLAIMGILAAVVIPTLVKAGAFQKEYVSQSGRTLYNMLRAAEFHAATYNVETCLAYAAEQQLDSRDPVLLPPVIVARSVGVFRRATDAELRQWELDPDYAGGPNEILPQEKGIKPETPVFVPVAEIELTELSEGACVLGDFDMSVVPAEYRPFWEEMTGYPAKGLRAVRIRNEEGVLVVPNVPYPNPDPNTKPYTYEVPDCWAAHVFVPAGYVDTTTTQERLVMNVGSTPDSDLDDRFIEPDAPIREPLETVKVQISKSSGRIKLVE